In the genome of Candidatus Borreliella tachyglossi, one region contains:
- a CDS encoding OspD family protein, giving the protein MSSLLALVISCDQDSQTTLPTSKKEILSNLTQSLQQLENTLKTDRSTTDNVNAAMENEMGAVFVSSADLILYAVTHLKTASENTHALAKMSGIDLQALKNAKDIAAVAATAASVVSDTVKKEKQNIDKAFKAQNDLSDQTSEDPTEESDGPDDSDDIKQAKEATKKAWEFALKAQQHIKDAELAAIVALDKIKAELAHNVALADIKEVAELTAKISKNAMEVATEVMTALNT; this is encoded by the coding sequence TTGAGTTCCCTTCTAGCACTAGTAATCTCTTGTGATCAAGATAGTCAAACAACGCTTCCAACAAGCAAAAAAGAAATATTAAGTAATTTAACTCAATCCTTACAACAACTAGAAAATACTCTAAAAACAGATAGATCAACAACCGATAATGTAAACGCAGCAATGGAAAATGAAATGGGAGCAGTATTTGTAAGCTCAGCAGACTTAATCTTATATGCTGTAACCCATTTAAAAACTGCATCGGAAAATACACACGCTTTAGCTAAAATGTCAGGAATAGATCTACAAGCGTTAAAAAATGCTAAAGACATAGCAGCAGTAGCGGCTACTGCTGCTAGCGTAGTATCTGACACAGTTAAAAAAGAAAAGCAGAACATAGACAAAGCATTTAAAGCGCAAAACGATTTATCTGATCAAACATCTGAGGATCCAACAGAAGAATCTGATGGTCCTGATGATTCTGATGATATAAAGCAAGCCAAAGAAGCTACAAAAAAAGCTTGGGAATTTGCACTAAAAGCCCAACAACATATAAAGGATGCAGAATTAGCAGCAATAGTGGCATTAGACAAAATAAAAGCAGAACTTGCACATAATGTAGCACTAGCAGACATAAAAGAAGTAGCGGAATTAACAGCAAAAATATCTAAAAACGCAATGGAAGTAGCAACTGAAGTTATGACTGCACTAAACACTTAA
- a CDS encoding ImmA/IrrE family metallo-endopeptidase, with product MNSNNFSSYIKTPYVYSDYIISKYTVLLIPVPIIKIVIGEGLKVFEIAFEDKYKNFSGYIKPNKKAIYINEAMTLSNKRFTIAKQLGHYLMHKYQIFNSSKRTDIDIINIQDNNMTTEANIFATNLLIPTTTLKLKVPQYKSIKHPQKVMAKDFQVTENIIHFKLSMLNDIHKFEKEKNTKKILKVKQIDKKLNKDLILQNTDKIKESIAIDLERREMRRKDAIKKIFEDLE from the coding sequence ATGAACTCTAATAATTTTAGTTCCTATATTAAAACCCCTTATGTTTATTCTGATTACATAATTTCAAAATATACTGTATTGCTCATTCCAGTTCCAATAATCAAGATTGTCATAGGAGAAGGGCTTAAGGTATTTGAAATTGCATTCGAAGATAAATACAAAAATTTTTCTGGCTATATCAAACCAAATAAAAAGGCTATCTACATAAATGAAGCAATGACTCTAAGTAATAAAAGATTTACAATAGCAAAACAATTGGGCCATTATTTAATGCACAAATATCAAATTTTTAATTCCTCAAAGAGGACAGATATAGATATAATTAATATCCAAGACAACAATATGACAACGGAAGCCAATATATTTGCAACAAATCTATTAATCCCAACTACTACTTTAAAACTGAAAGTACCTCAATACAAATCAATCAAACATCCTCAAAAAGTGATGGCAAAAGATTTTCAAGTAACCGAAAATATAATACACTTCAAACTAAGTATGCTTAATGACATTCATAAATTTGAGAAAGAAAAAAATACAAAAAAGATATTAAAAGTTAAGCAAATAGATAAAAAGCTAAATAAAGACCTTATACTTCAAAATACAGATAAAATCAAGGAATCAATAGCCATAGACCTAGAAAGAAGAGAAATGAGAAGAAAGGACGCAATAAAAAAAATTTTTGAAGACTTAGAATAA
- a CDS encoding ankyrin repeat domain-containing protein — MSYYALNKIFMYLGYIIIGITSFTIFNKNLRAKIKRKMKKFNFLYYLTLFILFMFSSNLSYYFSDKQLLEDFKDFEKNFFELHKINGTFLQKYILTLKEPIKMELMSKSRPMYSVFNASFEKYAKNINKPSTDIATIYYKYIRSKNTEIQDRIEKLEEEVLPIYNQYKLPILNNKISDIGVDKDGNIIPIIKDVKGQITDLLFYDDSYNLIPFKKYQNYEVKFDLIQEDTNYFTEILSIYYMDSSNAQIPIDYYKNNIDIIPYYIDLKENKDNFLKSIKIKNEYKSYIEEKLKLQQLVKNDNLTEVKAFLAQNQNNFSLNTIFSDGNPIFIYAVKSKSKNTIDYILSQNFDITLVDQESKTVLHNAIINGYDIQLIQSLIKKGANPKIKDSYNKSPLDYAPKESEIYKYLENISNRYY; from the coding sequence ATGAGCTATTATGCATTAAACAAAATCTTTATGTATCTTGGATATATTATTATAGGAATTACATCCTTCACTATCTTTAATAAAAATTTAAGAGCCAAAATCAAGAGAAAGATGAAAAAGTTTAACTTTTTATATTACCTAACCCTCTTTATCCTTTTCATGTTCAGCTCCAATTTATCCTATTATTTCTCAGACAAACAATTATTAGAAGATTTTAAAGATTTTGAAAAAAATTTCTTTGAATTACACAAAATAAACGGAACATTTTTACAAAAATATATCCTAACGTTAAAAGAACCAATCAAAATGGAATTAATGTCAAAATCAAGACCAATGTACTCAGTATTTAATGCTAGTTTTGAAAAATATGCAAAAAATATAAACAAACCATCAACTGATATCGCAACAATATATTACAAGTATATTAGATCAAAAAATACAGAGATTCAAGACAGAATTGAAAAATTAGAGGAAGAGGTTCTCCCAATTTATAACCAATACAAATTACCTATCTTAAACAACAAAATATCAGATATAGGCGTTGATAAGGATGGGAATATCATTCCCATTATCAAAGATGTAAAGGGACAAATCACAGATTTGCTCTTTTATGACGATAGCTATAATCTAATTCCATTCAAGAAATATCAAAATTATGAGGTTAAATTCGATTTAATTCAAGAAGATACTAATTATTTCACAGAAATATTAAGTATTTATTACATGGATTCAAGTAATGCCCAAATCCCTATTGACTATTACAAAAACAATATTGATATTATACCTTATTATATAGATCTAAAAGAAAATAAAGATAATTTCTTAAAGAGTATCAAAATTAAAAACGAGTATAAATCATACATCGAAGAAAAACTCAAACTACAGCAATTAGTCAAAAATGATAACCTAACTGAAGTTAAAGCCTTTTTAGCACAAAATCAAAATAATTTTTCACTAAATACAATATTTTCTGATGGAAACCCCATCTTTATTTACGCCGTAAAATCAAAATCAAAAAATACAATAGATTATATACTATCACAAAATTTTGATATCACTCTAGTCGATCAAGAATCTAAAACTGTCCTTCATAATGCTATCATTAACGGATACGACATACAGCTTATTCAGTCTCTTATAAAAAAGGGAGCAAATCCAAAAATAAAAGATTCTTATAACAAGTCCCCATTAGATTATGCCCCCAAGGAAAGCGAAATCTATAAATACTTGGAAAACATCTCAAATAGATACTATTAA